The following proteins come from a genomic window of Montipora foliosa isolate CH-2021 unplaced genomic scaffold, ASM3666993v2 scaffold_450, whole genome shotgun sequence:
- the LOC137989280 gene encoding uncharacterized protein: MQEYRLVERLVAVSLDESPTFLQVTENQVYQVLRKLNSAKACGPDAISNWMVKEYNKLLVGPITKMLNASFKEQRLPSISKHADVTPLPKQRPVRELKKDLRPISLTPCLSKIAEEFVVGLHGTPAVLQILDECQYGAVPKSSTTLILLDMLNNWAMATDRNGATVRIMI, translated from the coding sequence ATGCAAGAATACCGACTGGTTGAACGGCTGGTCGCAGTATCCTTGGATGAGTCCCCTACTTTCCTGCAAGTTACTGAAAACCAAGTTTACCAGGTCCTAAGAAAACTGAACTCAGCCAAAGCTTGTGGTCCCGACGCCATCTCAAACTGGATGGTAAAGGAGTACAACAAACTTCTGGTCGGTCCCATCACAAAGATGTTGAATGCCTCCTTTAAGGAACAGCGACTCCCTAGTATATCGAAGCATGCAGACGTTACACCACTGCCCAAGCAAAGACCTGTAAGGGAATTGAAAAAAGATCTTCGTCCTATATCACTCACACCTTGTTTATCCAAGATTGCTGAGGAGTTTGTTGTGGGTTTGCATGGCACGCCAGCAGTGCTGCAGATACTGGACGAATGTCAATATGGAGCAGTACCTAAATCCTCCACCACACTCATCCTGCTAGATATGCTAAACAATTGGGCCATGGCCACCGACAGAAACGGCGCTACTGTAAGAATAATGATTTGA